In Streptomyces sp. NBC_00433, a single genomic region encodes these proteins:
- a CDS encoding CpaE-like family protein, with translation MFGSITPEPPRTAGERPGGPLIVTDDERLLDDLLRLCAAAGSEPEVVFAAPPRASSWDSAPLVLVGAEATDRVRGTARRKGVLLVGRDLDDSEVWRRALDVGADHVLLLPDAETWLVDRIADIAEGVGRPALTIGVVGGRGGAGASTLACALAVTSARAGRRTMLIDGDPLGGGLDILVGAERTGGLRWPDLADSRGRVNSGALEESLPRLESLSVLSWDRGDSVLIPAQAMRSVLGAARRRGGVVVVDLPRRVDEAVAETLAQIDVGLLVVPAELRAVAAATRVAAAVSMVLKDLRVVARGPFAAGLDDRETARLVGLPLAGELPLESRAADALSGGGPPGSSGRGPLARFCTAFLTQALAGGGSVAV, from the coding sequence ATGTTCGGATCCATCACGCCCGAACCACCGCGGACCGCAGGCGAACGGCCGGGCGGACCGCTGATTGTCACGGATGACGAAAGGCTCCTCGACGACCTGCTGCGCCTCTGCGCGGCCGCCGGTTCCGAACCGGAAGTCGTCTTCGCCGCGCCACCTCGCGCGTCGAGTTGGGACAGCGCCCCACTGGTCCTGGTGGGCGCCGAGGCGACCGACCGGGTGCGCGGGACGGCCCGCCGAAAGGGGGTCCTGCTCGTCGGGCGGGACCTGGACGACTCCGAGGTGTGGCGCAGAGCGCTGGATGTGGGCGCCGACCACGTCCTGCTGCTGCCCGACGCCGAGACGTGGCTGGTCGACCGGATCGCCGACATCGCGGAAGGCGTCGGCCGACCCGCCCTGACCATCGGGGTGGTGGGCGGCCGCGGCGGCGCCGGCGCCAGCACTCTGGCCTGCGCTCTCGCCGTCACCTCGGCGCGGGCCGGCCGCCGCACCATGCTCATCGACGGCGATCCGCTCGGCGGCGGCCTCGACATCCTGGTCGGGGCGGAGCGGACCGGCGGGCTGCGCTGGCCCGACCTCGCCGACTCGCGCGGCCGGGTCAACAGCGGAGCGCTGGAGGAGTCCCTGCCGCGGCTCGAATCGCTCAGCGTGCTCAGCTGGGACCGCGGGGACTCCGTGCTCATCCCCGCGCAGGCCATGAGGTCGGTGCTCGGCGCCGCCCGGCGCCGCGGCGGGGTGGTGGTGGTCGACCTGCCGCGCCGGGTGGACGAGGCGGTCGCCGAGACCTTGGCCCAGATCGACGTCGGCCTGCTGGTCGTGCCGGCCGAGCTGCGCGCGGTCGCGGCCGCCACCCGGGTCGCCGCGGCCGTCAGCATGGTCCTCAAGGACCTGCGGGTGGTGGCCCGCGGCCCCTTCGCCGCCGGGCTCGACGACCGCGAGACCGCCCGGCTGGTCGGACTCCCGCTGGCAGGCGAACTGCCCCTGGAGAGCAGGGCCGCCGACGCGCTCAGCGGCGGGGGACCACCGGGCTCGTCGGGGCGCGGGCCGCTCGCCCGCTTCTGCACCGCTTTCCTCACGCAGGCGCTCGCAGGCGGCGGGAGCGTGGCGGTATGA
- a CDS encoding HAD-IB family hydrolase yields the protein MVVAYARPVENHLPPRTAAFFDLDKTVIAKSSTLAFGRSFYQGGLINRRAVLRTAYAQFVYLVGGADHDQMEGMRKYLSELCRGWNVQQVREIVAETLHDLIDPIIYDEAASLIEEHHAAGRDVVIVSASGSEVVEPIGEMLGADHVVATRMVVKDGAYNGEIEHYVYGPAKAEAIEELARSEGYDLERCFAYSDSVTDIPMLESVGHPYAVNPDRALRREAVVREWPVLTFSRPVRLNQRIPSLSMPAGSVLAAAAVGAAAATAGLVWLAARRRRPVVMS from the coding sequence ATGGTGGTTGCCTATGCTCGTCCTGTGGAAAACCACCTGCCACCGCGCACCGCGGCGTTCTTCGATCTCGACAAGACCGTGATCGCCAAGTCCAGCACGCTCGCCTTCGGGCGATCCTTCTACCAGGGCGGCCTCATCAACAGGCGCGCGGTATTGCGCACCGCGTATGCCCAGTTCGTGTACTTGGTCGGCGGCGCAGATCACGACCAGATGGAAGGCATGCGCAAATACCTCTCCGAGCTGTGCCGTGGCTGGAATGTCCAGCAGGTGCGGGAGATCGTCGCCGAGACGCTGCACGACCTGATCGACCCGATCATCTACGACGAGGCGGCGTCGCTCATCGAGGAGCACCACGCCGCCGGCCGTGACGTCGTCATCGTCAGCGCCTCCGGTTCCGAGGTGGTCGAGCCGATCGGCGAGATGCTCGGCGCCGACCATGTGGTCGCCACCCGGATGGTGGTGAAGGACGGCGCGTACAACGGCGAGATCGAGCACTATGTCTACGGGCCCGCGAAGGCCGAGGCGATCGAGGAGCTCGCCCGCTCGGAGGGCTACGACCTGGAGCGGTGCTTCGCCTACAGCGATTCGGTGACCGACATCCCCATGCTGGAGTCCGTCGGCCACCCCTACGCGGTCAACCCGGACCGGGCGCTGCGCCGGGAGGCCGTCGTGCGCGAATGGCCGGTGCTCACTTTCAGCCGTCCGGTCCGGCTGAACCAGCGCATCCCGTCGCTGTCGATGCCGGCCGGCTCGGTGCTCGCGGCGGCCGCCGTGGGCGCCGCCGCCGCCACGGCGGGGCTGGTCTGGCTGGCGGCCCGCCGACGCCGGCCGGTTGTTATGTCGTAA
- a CDS encoding oxidoreductase, translating to MATNADPSAAQGLSSDPMVVLGTLPGVPEAVDAVRQAVDKLYGHRVMRRRSDEVASEAALRGARGSAALAGADWPLEEVRRRSDFSADDQARTVGAALRLTAEAGRLLGVWRRSPMQALARLHLVAASGAAVDDTVGRPRLAGEPVEEPLVSVAEIDLPAPPEVNARLDGLTALLLAGTAAPALVVAAVVHGELLCLRPFGSFNGPVARAAERIVLIGSGLDPKSICPAEVGYAELGRADYLRALEGYASGTPEGMAEWIGHCGRALELGVRESVAVCEALQRGAA from the coding sequence ATGGCTACGAACGCTGATCCGTCCGCCGCCCAGGGGCTGTCCTCCGACCCGATGGTCGTCCTCGGGACGCTGCCCGGCGTGCCCGAGGCCGTCGACGCTGTCCGGCAGGCTGTGGACAAGCTCTACGGACACCGGGTGATGCGCCGCCGCTCCGACGAGGTGGCGTCCGAGGCGGCGCTGCGCGGCGCCCGAGGGTCGGCCGCGCTGGCCGGCGCCGACTGGCCGCTGGAGGAGGTCCGCCGGCGCAGCGACTTCTCCGCCGACGACCAGGCCCGTACGGTCGGGGCCGCGCTGCGGCTGACCGCGGAGGCCGGCCGGCTGCTCGGGGTGTGGCGCCGCTCGCCGATGCAGGCGCTGGCCAGGCTGCACCTGGTGGCGGCGAGCGGTGCGGCTGTGGACGACACGGTCGGGCGGCCCAGGCTCGCCGGTGAGCCGGTGGAAGAGCCACTGGTCTCGGTGGCGGAGATCGACCTCCCGGCGCCTCCCGAGGTCAATGCCCGGCTCGACGGCCTCACCGCGCTGCTGCTGGCCGGCACCGCGGCACCCGCGCTGGTGGTGGCGGCGGTCGTGCACGGCGAACTGCTGTGCCTGCGCCCCTTCGGCTCCTTCAACGGCCCGGTCGCCCGCGCCGCCGAGCGCATCGTGCTGATCGGCAGCGGCCTGGACCCGAAGTCCATCTGCCCGGCCGAGGTCGGCTACGCGGAATTGGGCCGGGCCGACTACCTGCGGGCCCTGGAGGGCTACGCCTCGGGCACGCCTGAGGGCATGGCGGAATGGATCGGCCACTGCGGCCGGGCACTGGAGCTGGGTGTACGCGAGAGCGTGGCGGTCTGCGAGGCCCTGCAGCGCGGCGCCGCCTGA
- a CDS encoding ATP-binding protein yields the protein MKIAFVGKGGSGKTTLSSLFIRHLAAARVPVVAVDADINQHLGPALGLTEDEAAALPALGAHLPEIKEYLRGTNPRIASAETMIKTTPPGEGSRLLRLTGADDDPVHAACARHVALDDSSVRLMVTGPFNESDLGVACYHSKVGAVELYLNHLVDGREDYLVVDMTAGSDSFASGMFTRFDLTFLVAEPTRKGVAVYRQYRDYARDFGVALAVIGNKVQGADDLAFLRAEVGDDLLVTVGQSDWVRAMEKGRPPRFALLEEADRHALRTMHERADAAYERRDWARYTRQMAHFHRKNAESWGNAKTGADLAAQIDPGFVLDETALAAAAAWPEPVSAQPA from the coding sequence ATGAAGATCGCTTTCGTCGGAAAGGGCGGCAGCGGCAAGACCACGCTCTCGTCGCTGTTCATCCGCCATCTCGCCGCCGCGCGCGTCCCGGTCGTCGCCGTCGACGCGGACATCAACCAGCATCTCGGCCCGGCACTCGGCCTCACCGAGGACGAGGCCGCGGCGCTGCCCGCGCTCGGCGCGCACCTGCCGGAGATCAAGGAGTATCTGCGCGGTACGAACCCGCGCATCGCCTCCGCGGAGACGATGATCAAGACCACCCCGCCCGGCGAGGGCTCCCGCCTGCTGCGGCTCACCGGCGCGGACGACGATCCGGTGCACGCCGCCTGCGCCCGCCATGTGGCGCTGGACGACTCCTCGGTGCGGCTGATGGTGACCGGCCCCTTCAACGAGTCCGACCTCGGGGTCGCCTGCTACCACTCCAAGGTCGGAGCGGTGGAGCTGTACCTGAACCACCTCGTGGACGGCCGGGAGGACTATCTGGTGGTCGACATGACCGCGGGCAGCGACTCCTTCGCCTCCGGGATGTTCACCCGATTCGACCTGACCTTCCTGGTGGCGGAGCCGACCCGCAAGGGCGTCGCCGTCTACCGCCAGTATCGGGACTACGCCCGCGACTTCGGTGTCGCGCTCGCCGTGATCGGCAACAAGGTCCAGGGCGCGGACGACCTGGCCTTCCTACGGGCCGAGGTCGGTGACGACCTGCTGGTCACCGTCGGGCAGTCGGACTGGGTGCGGGCCATGGAGAAGGGCCGCCCGCCGCGCTTCGCACTGCTGGAGGAGGCCGACCGGCACGCCTTGCGGACGATGCACGAGCGGGCGGACGCCGCCTACGAGCGCCGCGACTGGGCCCGCTACACCCGGCAGATGGCGCACTTCCACCGCAAGAACGCGGAGAGCTGGGGGAACGCGAAGACCGGGGCCGATCTGGCGGCCCAGATCGATCCCGGCTTCGTCCTGGACGAGACCGCGCTCGCCGCAGCCGCGGCGTGGCCCGAGCCGGTCAGCGCCCAGCCGGCCTGA
- a CDS encoding SulP family inorganic anion transporter → MRLRRNLHRSDLSASITVFLIAVPLSLGIALATGAPLQSGLVAAAVGGIVAGLLGGAPLQVSGAATSLVVITADLVQRYGWRATCAVTVLAGLAQLLLGVLRVARAALAVSPAIVHGMLAGIGTVIAIGQLHVVLGGSPQNSTIDNIAALPDQLVDSHPVTPFIGAITVVVLLGWPRLRGRAGRVLRKVPAPLAAVALATLAAASLSVPRVELPAWQTPALPALPEGPVLGLATVVLTVTLVASMESLLSAVAVDALQARREAGAQVPPAKLDRELLGQGASNMLSGLLGGLPIAGGAMRGSANVEAGARTRRATVLHGVWVLLCAGVAGRALEAIPLAALAALVMLVGVRMVSFAHIRHVQRHREFPVYAATLGTVVVFGVLQGVVAGGAVAVVLALRSLTRTRVTVTEEPHCHRVRVSGQLTFLAVPRLTRAFAQVPDGANAVVELDGSFMDHAAYEALRGWCARHRSRGGRAVFGDGAGQSVSEPVSAHACRPWTPWRNHHCTRSEVVPATSGGQLLGGVSAFQRNTAPLVREELARLAREGQRPGQLFITCADSRLVTSMITSSGPGDLFTVRNVGNLMPPPGSDASCDSVAAAVEYAVDVLEVSSITVCGHSGCGAMQALLGSDHEPGAQTPLARWLRHGRPSLARMSRIGRLGRGEVALADRPVADDHERLSLVNVVQQLDHLMAHPCVARRVSEGALQLHGMYFHVGEAQAYILDNTTGVFAAVRPEAGQQVVPAGDGGPEPEAYGLTAKV, encoded by the coding sequence ATGAGACTCCGCAGAAACCTCCATCGATCCGATCTGTCCGCCTCGATCACGGTCTTCCTGATCGCCGTCCCCCTCTCGCTCGGCATCGCGCTGGCGACCGGCGCGCCCCTCCAGTCGGGCCTGGTCGCCGCAGCGGTCGGCGGCATCGTCGCCGGCCTGCTCGGCGGGGCACCGCTCCAGGTGAGCGGCGCCGCCACCAGCCTTGTCGTGATCACCGCCGATCTCGTCCAGCGGTACGGCTGGCGGGCCACCTGCGCCGTCACCGTTCTCGCCGGGCTCGCGCAGCTGCTGCTCGGGGTGCTGCGGGTGGCCAGGGCGGCACTCGCCGTCAGCCCGGCCATCGTGCACGGCATGCTGGCCGGCATCGGTACGGTCATCGCCATCGGCCAGCTGCACGTCGTGCTCGGCGGCAGCCCGCAGAATTCGACGATCGACAACATCGCGGCGCTTCCCGACCAGTTGGTCGACAGCCATCCCGTCACCCCTTTCATCGGCGCGATCACAGTGGTCGTGCTGCTCGGCTGGCCGCGGCTGAGAGGCAGGGCCGGCCGGGTGCTGCGGAAGGTCCCCGCGCCGCTGGCCGCGGTGGCGCTGGCGACGCTGGCCGCCGCGAGCCTGTCGGTGCCGCGGGTCGAGCTGCCCGCCTGGCAGACACCCGCGCTGCCCGCGCTGCCGGAAGGGCCGGTCCTCGGGCTCGCCACGGTGGTCCTGACGGTGACTCTGGTGGCGAGCATGGAATCGCTGCTGTCGGCGGTCGCGGTGGACGCGCTGCAGGCCAGACGGGAGGCCGGCGCCCAGGTCCCGCCCGCGAAGCTGGACCGGGAGCTGCTCGGCCAGGGTGCGTCCAACATGCTGTCGGGGCTGCTCGGCGGGCTGCCGATCGCGGGCGGTGCGATGCGCGGCTCTGCGAATGTCGAGGCGGGCGCGCGGACCCGGCGGGCCACCGTGCTGCACGGCGTGTGGGTGCTGCTGTGTGCCGGCGTGGCGGGACGCGCGCTTGAGGCGATCCCGCTGGCGGCGCTGGCGGCACTGGTGATGCTGGTCGGGGTGCGGATGGTGAGCTTCGCGCACATCCGACACGTCCAGCGGCACCGCGAATTCCCGGTCTACGCGGCCACTCTGGGCACGGTGGTGGTCTTCGGGGTGCTGCAAGGAGTGGTCGCGGGCGGCGCGGTGGCCGTCGTCCTCGCGCTGCGGAGCCTGACCCGCACCAGGGTCACCGTGACCGAGGAGCCGCACTGCCACCGGGTGCGGGTGTCCGGGCAGTTGACATTCCTGGCGGTGCCTCGGCTGACCAGGGCGTTCGCCCAGGTGCCGGACGGGGCGAATGCCGTGGTGGAGTTGGACGGGTCGTTCATGGACCATGCCGCGTACGAGGCGCTGCGCGGCTGGTGCGCGCGGCACAGGTCACGCGGTGGCCGCGCGGTCTTCGGCGACGGCGCGGGACAGTCCGTCAGCGAGCCGGTCAGCGCGCACGCCTGCCGTCCTTGGACGCCGTGGCGCAACCACCACTGCACCCGGTCGGAAGTGGTGCCGGCCACCAGCGGCGGGCAGTTGCTCGGCGGGGTCAGCGCCTTCCAGCGCAACACGGCGCCGCTGGTCCGCGAGGAGCTGGCGCGGCTGGCCCGCGAAGGACAGCGGCCCGGCCAGCTGTTCATCACCTGCGCCGACTCCCGGCTGGTCACCAGCATGATCACCTCAAGCGGTCCTGGCGATCTGTTCACGGTCCGCAATGTCGGGAATCTCATGCCGCCGCCGGGCTCCGACGCGTCGTGCGACTCGGTGGCCGCCGCCGTCGAATACGCGGTGGACGTGCTGGAGGTCTCCAGCATCACGGTGTGCGGGCACTCGGGGTGCGGCGCGATGCAGGCACTGCTGGGCTCCGACCACGAGCCGGGCGCGCAGACACCGTTGGCGCGCTGGCTGCGGCACGGCAGACCGAGTCTGGCCCGGATGTCCAGGATCGGCAGGCTGGGGCGCGGCGAAGTGGCCCTCGCCGACCGCCCGGTGGCCGACGACCACGAGCGGCTGAGCCTGGTCAACGTGGTGCAGCAGCTGGACCACCTGATGGCTCACCCGTGCGTGGCCCGCCGGGTGTCGGAGGGCGCGCTCCAACTGCACGGCATGTATTTCCACGTCGGCGAGGCGCAGGCGTACATCCTGGACAACACGACCGGTGTGTTCGCCGCGGTGCGGCCGGAGGCCGGGCAGCAGGTGGTGCCGGCGGGCGACGGCGGTCCTGAGCCCGAGGCGTACGGGCTGACCGCAAAGGTCTAA
- the acs gene encoding acetate--CoA ligase, whose product MSSNESLANLLKEERRFAPPAELAATANVTAAAYEQAAADRLGFWAEQARRLSWATEPTQTLDWSKPPFAKWFADGELNVAYNCVDRHVAAGNGDRVALHFEGEPGDSRSITYAELKDEVSRAANALAELGVGAGDRVAVYLPMIPEAVVAMLACARIGAAHSVVFGGFSADAVASRIDDADAKLVITADGGYRRGKPSALKPAIDDAVSRTPQVEHVLVVRRTGQDVAWTEGRDVWWHEITGRQSVEHTAQAFNAEHPLFILYTSGTTGKPKGILHTSGGYLTQTSYTHHAVFDLKPETDVYWCTADIGWVTGHSYIVYGPLANGATQVIYEGTPDTPHQGRFWEIVQKYGVTILYTAPTAIRTFMKWGDDIPAKFDLSSLRILGSVGEPINPEAWIWYREHIGAGTTPVVDTWWQTETGAMMISPLPGVTATKPGSAQTPLPGIAATVVDDEANEVPNGSGGYLVLTEPWPSMLRTIWGDDQRYLDTYWSRFPGRYFAGDGAKKDDDGDIWLLGRVDDVMLISGHNISTTEVESALVSHPKVAESAVVGATDETTGQAIVAFVILRGTAEDSADLVAALRDHVGKTLGPIAKPKRILIVSELPKTRSGKIMRRLLRDVAENRELGDVTTLTDSSVMDLIQTRLPSAASED is encoded by the coding sequence GTGAGCAGCAACGAGAGCCTGGCCAACCTGCTGAAGGAGGAGCGGCGGTTCGCACCCCCGGCAGAGCTGGCCGCCACCGCGAATGTCACCGCGGCTGCCTACGAGCAGGCCGCTGCCGACCGGCTGGGTTTCTGGGCCGAGCAGGCCCGGCGGCTCAGCTGGGCGACCGAGCCGACCCAGACGCTGGACTGGTCGAAGCCGCCGTTCGCCAAGTGGTTCGCCGACGGCGAGCTGAACGTCGCCTACAACTGCGTGGACCGGCACGTCGCGGCGGGCAACGGCGACCGGGTCGCCCTGCACTTCGAAGGCGAGCCGGGCGACAGCCGGTCGATCACCTACGCGGAGCTGAAGGACGAGGTCAGCCGCGCCGCCAACGCCCTGGCCGAGCTGGGCGTCGGTGCGGGCGACCGCGTCGCGGTCTACCTCCCGATGATCCCCGAGGCGGTCGTCGCGATGCTCGCCTGCGCCCGGATCGGCGCGGCCCACTCGGTGGTCTTCGGCGGCTTCTCCGCCGACGCCGTCGCCTCCCGCATCGACGACGCCGACGCGAAGCTCGTCATCACCGCCGACGGCGGCTACCGGCGCGGCAAGCCCTCCGCGCTCAAGCCCGCCATCGACGACGCGGTCTCCCGCACCCCGCAGGTCGAGCACGTCCTGGTCGTCCGCCGCACCGGCCAGGACGTGGCCTGGACCGAGGGCCGCGACGTGTGGTGGCACGAGATCACCGGCCGCCAGTCCGTCGAGCACACCGCGCAGGCCTTCAACGCCGAGCACCCGCTGTTCATCCTTTACACCTCCGGCACCACCGGTAAGCCCAAGGGCATCCTGCACACCTCCGGCGGCTACCTGACCCAGACCAGCTACACCCACCACGCGGTCTTCGACCTCAAGCCGGAGACCGACGTCTACTGGTGCACGGCCGACATCGGCTGGGTCACCGGCCACTCCTACATCGTCTACGGGCCGCTGGCCAACGGCGCCACCCAGGTCATCTACGAAGGCACCCCCGACACCCCCCACCAGGGCAGGTTCTGGGAGATCGTCCAGAAGTACGGCGTCACGATCCTCTACACCGCGCCCACCGCGATCCGCACCTTCATGAAGTGGGGCGACGACATCCCCGCCAAGTTCGACCTGAGCAGCCTGCGGATCCTGGGCAGCGTCGGCGAGCCGATCAACCCCGAGGCGTGGATCTGGTATCGCGAGCACATCGGCGCGGGCACCACCCCGGTCGTGGACACCTGGTGGCAGACCGAGACCGGCGCCATGATGATCAGCCCGCTGCCCGGCGTCACCGCCACCAAGCCCGGCTCCGCGCAGACCCCGCTGCCCGGCATCGCCGCCACCGTCGTGGACGACGAGGCCAACGAGGTGCCCAACGGCTCCGGCGGCTACCTGGTCCTCACCGAGCCGTGGCCGTCGATGCTGCGCACCATCTGGGGCGACGACCAGCGCTACCTCGACACCTACTGGTCGCGCTTCCCCGGCCGCTACTTCGCCGGCGACGGCGCCAAGAAGGACGACGACGGCGACATCTGGCTCCTGGGCCGGGTGGACGACGTGATGCTGATCTCCGGCCACAACATCTCGACCACCGAGGTCGAGTCCGCGCTGGTCTCGCACCCGAAGGTCGCCGAGTCCGCGGTCGTCGGCGCCACCGACGAGACCACCGGGCAGGCGATCGTCGCCTTCGTCATCCTGCGCGGCACCGCGGAGGACAGCGCCGACCTGGTGGCCGCCCTGCGCGACCACGTCGGCAAGACCCTCGGCCCGATCGCCAAGCCCAAGCGCATCCTCATCGTCTCCGAGCTGCCCAAGACCCGCTCCGGCAAGATCATGCGCCGCCTGCTCCGCGACGTCGCGGAGAACCGCGAGCTGGGCGACGTCACCACGCTCACCGACTCCTCGGTCATGGACCTGATCCAGACCCGGCTGCCGAGCGCGGCCAGCGAGGACTGA
- the nhaA gene encoding Na+/H+ antiporter NhaA yields the protein MSETRRRRTAVLLGRLSLPERNFLADALRTETVGGVLLLLAAVASLVWANTLHHSYESAADFHFGPSAIGLHLSVAHWAADGLLAVFFFVAGVELKRELVAGELRTPSAAALPVIAALCGMAVPALVYAVVSGAGGGSLKGWAVPTATDIAFALAVLAVIGTALPAALRAFLLTLAVVDDLIAILIIAVFFTSTINFAALAGAAACLVLFWLLLHAGVRGWYVYLPLALVIWALMLNSGVHATIAGVAMGLMLRCTTRDGERQSPGEHIEHLVRPLSAGLAVPLFALFSAGVTVSAHVLGDVFAKPETLGVVIGLVVGKTVGVFGGTWSAARFTRATLNPDLSWPDVFAVSTLAGIGFTVSLLIGELAFDGDPLLTDEVKAAVLVASVISAVLAATLLKLRNNIYRRLYDNEERDEDGDGIPDIYEEDEPAYHLRMAEILERKAAEHRRLAQLARRDGGPENI from the coding sequence GTGTCCGAGACGAGGCGCCGCCGCACCGCCGTCCTGCTGGGCCGGCTGTCACTGCCCGAGCGGAATTTCCTCGCCGACGCCCTGCGCACGGAGACCGTCGGCGGTGTGCTGCTCCTGCTGGCCGCCGTGGCGTCACTCGTCTGGGCGAACACGTTGCACCACAGCTACGAGTCCGCCGCCGACTTCCACTTCGGCCCGTCCGCGATCGGCCTGCACCTGTCCGTCGCGCACTGGGCGGCCGACGGCCTGCTCGCCGTCTTCTTCTTCGTCGCCGGCGTCGAGCTCAAACGCGAGCTGGTCGCCGGCGAGCTGCGTACGCCGTCCGCCGCCGCGCTCCCCGTGATCGCCGCGCTCTGCGGCATGGCCGTGCCCGCCCTCGTCTACGCCGTGGTCAGCGGCGCCGGCGGCGGGTCGCTCAAGGGCTGGGCCGTCCCCACGGCCACCGACATCGCCTTCGCGCTGGCGGTGCTCGCCGTCATCGGCACCGCGCTGCCGGCCGCGCTGCGCGCGTTCCTGCTCACGCTCGCCGTCGTCGACGACCTCATCGCGATCCTGATCATCGCCGTCTTCTTCACCTCGACGATCAACTTCGCGGCGCTGGCCGGCGCCGCCGCCTGCCTGGTGCTCTTCTGGCTGCTGCTGCACGCGGGAGTACGCGGCTGGTACGTCTACCTGCCGCTCGCCCTGGTCATCTGGGCGCTGATGCTCAACAGCGGGGTGCACGCCACCATCGCGGGCGTGGCCATGGGCCTGATGCTGCGCTGCACCACCCGCGACGGCGAGCGCCAGTCCCCAGGCGAGCACATCGAGCACCTGGTGCGCCCGCTGTCCGCGGGCCTGGCCGTACCGCTGTTCGCGCTGTTCAGCGCGGGTGTGACGGTGTCGGCGCACGTGCTGGGCGACGTCTTCGCCAAGCCCGAGACGCTGGGCGTGGTCATCGGCCTGGTCGTCGGCAAGACCGTCGGCGTCTTCGGCGGCACCTGGTCCGCGGCCCGCTTCACCCGCGCCACGCTGAACCCCGATCTGTCGTGGCCCGACGTCTTCGCCGTGTCCACGCTGGCCGGTATCGGCTTCACCGTCTCGCTGCTGATCGGCGAACTGGCCTTCGACGGCGACCCGCTGCTCACCGACGAGGTCAAGGCCGCCGTCCTGGTCGCCTCGGTCATCTCCGCGGTGCTGGCCGCGACCCTGCTCAAGCTGCGCAACAACATCTACCGGCGGTTGTACGACAACGAGGAGCGCGACGAGGACGGCGACGGCATCCCCGACATCTACGAGGAGGACGAGCCCGCCTACCACCTCAGGATGGCCGAGATCCTGGAGCGCAAGGCCGCGGAACACCGCAGGCTCGCCCAACTGGCCCGCCGCGACGGCGGACCTGAGAACATCTGA
- a CDS encoding phage holin family protein, translating to MSEAHNGDGRSIGQLFAAATAEMSALVHDEIALAKAELRQDAKRAAFGSGALIGAVTLLFFSVPMLSFASAYGLQALGLTLGWSFLIVFGAFVVLALLLAAFAYGRFKKVKKPERSIASAKETAAVLQKAKPHPRELTDGAVPALGSGATESARLLPTADAPARTKM from the coding sequence ATGAGCGAAGCCCACAACGGTGACGGCCGCAGCATCGGGCAGCTTTTCGCCGCCGCCACGGCGGAGATGAGCGCCCTGGTGCACGACGAGATCGCCCTCGCCAAGGCCGAGCTGCGGCAGGACGCCAAGCGCGCCGCCTTCGGCAGCGGTGCGCTGATCGGCGCGGTGACACTGCTCTTCTTCTCGGTGCCGATGCTCAGCTTCGCCTCGGCGTACGGCCTGCAGGCGCTCGGCCTCACCCTGGGCTGGTCGTTCCTGATCGTCTTCGGCGCCTTCGTGGTGCTGGCGTTGCTGCTCGCCGCGTTCGCCTACGGGCGGTTCAAGAAGGTGAAGAAGCCGGAGCGTTCGATCGCGTCGGCGAAGGAGACCGCGGCGGTGCTGCAGAAGGCCAAGCCGCACCCGCGCGAGCTGACCGACGGCGCCGTGCCCGCCTTGGGCAGCGGTGCCACCGAGTCCGCACGGCTCCTGCCCACCGCGGACGCCCCGGCCCGCACCAAGATGTGA